CTCGCGGCCGAGGAACGGCGCGGCCTCGCCCTGCGCTTCGCGATCGACGGGCGCGGGCCGGTCGGCTGGCAGTACCGCCTCGGCTTCGTGGGACCCGAAGAGCGTCGCGACGACGACACCGTCGTGGACGCAAACGGTTTCGAGATCTACGTCGATCCGCACAGCCTCACGCGACTCAGAGGCGCCGCCGTCGACTTCGTCGAGACACTCATGGAGAGCGGCTTCAAGATCGAGAATCCCAACTCGCCGTGGACCGACCCGCTCGCGGCCCGCATCGCGCGCATTCTCGAGACCGAGATCAATCCTGCGGTCGCGAGCCACGGGGGCGTGGTGACGCTGATCGACGTGACCGACGGAGTGGTGCGGTTGTCGCTCGGCGGCGGCTGTCAGGGTTGCGGCATGGCGCAGGTCACGCTGCGCGAAGGCATCGAGCAGCGGCTGCGCGAAGCGGTTCCGGAGATCGTCGAAATCATCGATGCGACCGACCACGCCGCGGGGGCGAATCCGTTCTTCGCTTCCGCCGAGAAGGGGAGCTCGCCGCTCGCCTGACGGCTCCTCGAGCCCGGGAGCCGAGTGCCGGATGTGATCAAAACGAAACGGGACCGCGACGACTCGTCGCGGTCCCGTTCGTTTCGCTGCTTCGATCGCACTCGTTACGTCAGTCGGTCATCCGCCCGCGGATCTCGTAGTTCACGCCCGAATCCGCACTGGCGACCGGCTGCTTCTTCGCGTTCGGTTCGATTCCCCATCCCTTGAGATCGAGCTGCGAGGCCGCGACCGCCGATGCCTCGGGCGCCATCGTCGGCGCCCGCTTGGTCGCCCCGAGGATCAGAATCATGGCGCCGAGCACCGTCACGATTGCCGCCAGCCCGAAGGCCGTCCATGCCTGTCGGCTCATCGACTACAGCTCCTTCCAGGCCAGCATCTGCGCTGACGGCACGTCCGCGTTGAATGCAGGCGTCTGCGGGTAGAACGGAGGCGTGATGCCGCGACGGTCATAGCTGAAGAGTCGCCCGTAGCCGGACAGCCGGACGCCGGTGCTCTGGTTCGAGGTTCCGAATCCGCCGTAGTACTTGGAGACCATGCCGCCTCGCAGGATGAGATCTCCGCTCGGGCTGCGGCTCGAGTAGTTGTCGACCGTCACCTGCCCATTGCTTCCGGTCGCCATCAGGAATGCGTCGATGTGCAGATTCGGAGGAGCGCTGGATCCGATTCTCACGTTGCCGCCGTTCGAATAGATGCCCAGCACCGAGTTGCCGTCGTCGTAGTCGCTCGCGAGGACGTCGGACTGAATCACGATGTCGCCGGCCGCGGTGATGGTGGTCTGATTGTTGTCGGCGAGACCCGCGATCGGCGGGTCATCGACGTCGGCACGGTCCGGGCCGCCGAAGTCGCTGATCGAGCCGCTGCAGAAGATCGAGCCGCTCGGAACCCCGGTGTAGACGACCGGCGTGCCGCTGTTCGTGACGATCGTGGTGCTCGGACCCGCGCGATTGATCGTGATGGTCTTGGTGGTGCTGCCCTGAACGATGGTGTAGACCTGATGGCCGCCACCGTTCACCGACATGCGCATTGAATTGACGTTGCCCTTGATGTAGATACCGCCCACCAGGGCGCTCGTTCCATTCGTCACCGGGTAAATACCATCCGCCGGCGAGCTGCCGCTGGTCGATCCCGAGAACGCCATGTTGAGCTGTGCGTTCGTGGGCCCGGTCGAGCTGCTGGGTGTGGCCTGACCGAGCGTCGCATTCTGCTGCAGGAACGACGTGGTCGGCAGCGCGATCGTGCCTGCGCCGCGCTGGAATCCGCCGCCGAATTGCGGCACGTCGACGCTGCCATTCGAATTCGCGGCCAGCGAGATGGCAGAACCGTTGTTGTTGTACCAGGCCTGCGCATTGACGCTCGAGACCAGGTCCGTGAACTGCGGCTGAAGCGCGAAGCGGAAGATGCCGTTCGTGTGGACGCGGCCATTCATGCGCGTGGACGAGTTGAACCACACGCCGGTCCCGCTCGAGGTGGTGTGGATGTCGGTGAACATGAGGTAGTCGGCAAACGTTCCGCGACCTGCCGAGAGGCGCAGGAGCCCCGTGGTCTCGACCGCACGCACACCGCGCGCACCGAACTGACCGGTCGAGGTGATTCGGTAGCGATAGTTAAAGACCTGAGCCGTATCGGTGAGGTCGCTATCCGCCCACGCGATCGAGGTGCTGGCCGTGAACTTGGGGTCGCTGCTCGACGAAATCGACATGCTGCCGGTCGGGAACACGCTGTTCGGCGCCGGGATCACCGGACCAACATTGCCGTTCGCGACGCGGAGCGTGGCCAGACTCTCCATCTTGGCCTGGCCGAGATTGGCCAGCATCTGCTGGGCGGTGCGCACACCCGCGTCGGCCGAGTAAAGCGAGGCCTTGGCGACGTGCACGCTCGAACTGACGGACTGCTCGCGCGTGGTGGTCGCCAGAAAAGTCCCGGCCACCAGCGCCGCGAGCAAGACGAAGAGCACCGCTGTGACGAGCGCGACACCGCGTTCGCTGCGGGGCCCGACGATCTCGTGACGCTTCATATCTCCTCCTAGAAGGAACGCGGGTGAACGTACGTCCAGGTGGAATCCAGACGTGCGCTCTTGCCCGACCGGGTGTACAAAATCGGAACGATTTCGCGAATGTCGATGATCTGGCCAGGGCTGCGCGTGATAGAGCCGTCGCGCATGCGATACCAGATCTTCAGCGAATCGACGCCGTAGGCGACGATCTGCGGAATGCCG
The window above is part of the Candidatus Eisenbacteria bacterium genome. Proteins encoded here:
- a CDS encoding DUF4900 domain-containing protein yields the protein MKRHEIVGPRSERGVALVTAVLFVLLAALVAGTFLATTTREQSVSSSVHVAKASLYSADAGVRTAQQMLANLGQAKMESLATLRVANGNVGPVIPAPNSVFPTGSMSISSSSDPKFTASTSIAWADSDLTDTAQVFNYRYRITSTGQFGARGVRAVETTGLLRLSAGRGTFADYLMFTDIHTTSSGTGVWFNSSTRMNGRVHTNGIFRFALQPQFTDLVSSVNAQAWYNNNGSAISLAANSNGSVDVPQFGGGFQRGAGTIALPTTSFLQQNATLGQATPSSSTGPTNAQLNMAFSGSTSGSSPADGIYPVTNGTSALVGGIYIKGNVNSMRMSVNGGGHQVYTIVQGSTTKTITINRAGPSTTIVTNSGTPVVYTGVPSGSIFCSGSISDFGGPDRADVDDPPIAGLADNNQTTITAAGDIVIQSDVLASDYDDGNSVLGIYSNGGNVRIGSSAPPNLHIDAFLMATGSNGQVTVDNYSSRSPSGDLILRGGMVSKYYGGFGTSNQSTGVRLSGYGRLFSYDRRGITPPFYPQTPAFNADVPSAQMLAWKEL
- a CDS encoding iron-sulfur cluster assembly accessory protein encodes the protein MVTFTERAHAKILELLAAEERRGLALRFAIDGRGPVGWQYRLGFVGPEERRDDDTVVDANGFEIYVDPHSLTRLRGAAVDFVETLMESGFKIENPNSPWTDPLAARIARILETEINPAVASHGGVVTLIDVTDGVVRLSLGGGCQGCGMAQVTLREGIEQRLREAVPEIVEIIDATDHAAGANPFFASAEKGSSPLA